A DNA window from Massilia putida contains the following coding sequences:
- a CDS encoding ABC transporter ATP-binding protein → MIEAHEVRKQFGAVQALGGVSFTARDGQITALLGPNGAGKTTLLRTLVGMLKRDHGTILVDGVDPERDPLAVRANIGFLTDQFGLYERLSTREYLTYFGELNGMEDATLRRRIDEVAEMLAMDDILERRSKGFSQGQRIKVALARAMLHRPRHLLLDEPTRGLDVMSTRAVRHALSTLRAEGCCVVMATHVMQEVSHLCDDVIVIAKGHTVAQGTPADLCRRTGIANLEDAFVRLVGTDEGIVS, encoded by the coding sequence ATGATCGAAGCACACGAAGTCCGCAAACAGTTTGGCGCCGTCCAGGCATTGGGAGGCGTCAGCTTCACGGCGCGCGACGGCCAGATCACGGCCCTGCTGGGTCCCAACGGCGCCGGCAAGACGACCTTGCTGCGCACCCTCGTCGGCATGCTGAAACGCGACCACGGCACCATTCTGGTGGACGGCGTCGACCCGGAACGCGATCCGCTCGCGGTGCGCGCCAACATCGGCTTTCTGACCGACCAGTTCGGGCTGTACGAGCGCCTGTCCACGCGCGAATACCTCACGTATTTCGGTGAGCTGAACGGCATGGAAGACGCCACGCTGCGCCGGCGCATCGACGAGGTCGCGGAGATGCTCGCGATGGACGACATCCTGGAACGCCGCAGCAAGGGCTTTTCGCAGGGCCAGCGCATCAAGGTGGCCCTGGCGCGCGCCATGCTGCACCGCCCGCGCCATCTGCTGCTGGACGAGCCCACCCGCGGCCTGGACGTGATGAGCACGCGCGCCGTGCGCCATGCGCTGTCCACCCTGCGTGCCGAGGGCTGCTGCGTGGTGATGGCCACGCACGTGATGCAGGAAGTCAGTCACCTGTGCGACGACGTGATCGTCATCGCCAAGGGCCATACCGTGGCGCAGGGCACGCCGGCGGACCTGTGCCGGCGTACCGGCATCGCCAACCTGGAAGACGCGTTCGTGCGCCTGGTCGGCACCGACGAGGGGATCGTCTCATGA
- a CDS encoding alpha/beta hydrolase, with protein sequence MPRFTPALAALDASPLTRTLGDRLRGLCRTMNVPPVPYVAPARIDAPALLLSGALDPVTPPRRAREAARYMAKAQLLTAPNVGHGVSQLGCAPRLLRAFLDRPDAKVDGACLNEIPAPTFQLGSAGPQP encoded by the coding sequence ATGCCGCGTTTTACGCCCGCGCTGGCGGCGCTTGATGCGAGCCCGCTGACGCGCACCCTGGGCGACCGCCTGCGCGGGCTGTGCCGCACGATGAACGTGCCGCCCGTGCCGTACGTTGCGCCCGCGCGCATCGACGCGCCCGCGCTGCTGCTGTCCGGCGCACTGGACCCCGTCACGCCGCCGCGCCGCGCCCGGGAGGCGGCCCGCTACATGGCTAAAGCCCAGCTGCTGACGGCGCCCAACGTCGGCCACGGCGTGTCGCAGCTGGGCTGCGCGCCGCGCCTGCTGCGCGCCTTCCTCGACCGCCCCGACGCAAAAGTCGACGGCGCCTGCCTGAACGAGATCCCGGCCCCGACCTTCCAGCTCGGCAGCGCCGGACCGCAACCCTGA
- a CDS encoding alpha/beta fold hydrolase — MLKSILLLGALLMTAAPSTPAAAATRSCHLPGVEEALRCLTLPVPLEPGKPATLNLHVTIAPALRQGARPDPLFVLAGGPGEAGSDVLPLLSTAFKRVRATRDIVFIDQRGTGLSGKLECPSDVDEDAKLSDPEADAAMRRCIASSRAPFAAYTTAAAARDIDAVRRALGYEKINLWGGSYGTRLAQAYARAYPAGVRTLLLDAVAAPDQVIPAGGRDAQAALDQLFAQCAKDAACARAYPDLRAEFDALVGKLDAAPLTLNLPDPRTARQVDVTMTSARLLDTVRNMLYSPADARRLPFLVHSASQGRWQPFVARRNLAADFSPRTRRPPCCTWPSSAPRTCRVLRPRWRRLMRAR, encoded by the coding sequence TTGTTGAAATCCATCCTGCTCCTGGGCGCACTGCTGATGACCGCCGCTCCATCCACGCCGGCCGCGGCTGCCACGCGCAGCTGCCATCTGCCCGGCGTCGAGGAAGCCCTGCGCTGCCTGACCCTGCCCGTCCCGCTCGAACCCGGCAAGCCCGCCACCCTGAACCTGCACGTGACGATCGCCCCCGCGCTGCGCCAGGGCGCGCGGCCGGATCCGCTGTTCGTGCTGGCCGGCGGCCCCGGCGAAGCGGGCAGCGACGTATTGCCCCTGCTGTCCACCGCGTTCAAGCGCGTGCGCGCCACGCGCGACATCGTGTTCATCGACCAGCGCGGCACGGGATTGTCCGGCAAGCTCGAATGCCCGTCCGACGTCGACGAAGATGCGAAGTTGAGCGATCCGGAGGCCGACGCCGCCATGCGCCGCTGCATCGCGTCCAGCCGCGCCCCGTTCGCCGCCTACACGACGGCCGCGGCCGCGCGCGACATCGACGCCGTGCGCCGGGCGCTGGGCTATGAAAAGATCAATCTGTGGGGCGGCTCGTACGGCACCCGCCTCGCGCAGGCGTATGCGCGCGCCTACCCGGCCGGCGTGCGCACGCTGCTGCTCGACGCCGTCGCCGCGCCCGACCAGGTGATCCCGGCCGGCGGCCGCGACGCCCAGGCCGCGCTCGACCAGTTGTTCGCGCAGTGCGCCAAGGATGCCGCCTGCGCCCGCGCCTACCCGGATCTGCGCGCCGAATTCGACGCGCTCGTCGGCAAGCTCGATGCGGCGCCCCTGACACTGAACCTGCCGGATCCGCGCACGGCGCGCCAGGTCGACGTCACGATGACGAGCGCGCGCCTGCTCGACACCGTGCGCAACATGCTGTATTCGCCGGCCGACGCGCGCCGCCTGCCCTTCCTCGTGCACAGCGCCAGCCAAGGCCGCTGGCAACCGTTCGTCGCGCGCCGCAACCTGGCCGCCGACTTTTCCCCGAGGACTCGCCGGCCACCTTGCTGCACCTGGCCGTCGTCTGCGCCGAGGACATGCCGCGTTTTACGCCCGCGCTGGCGGCGCTTGATGCGAGCCCGCTGA
- the rplM gene encoding 50S ribosomal protein L13 — protein MKTFSAKGHEVQRDWYVIDATDKVLGRVASEVALRLRGKHKPEFTPHVDTGDFIVVVNAGKLRVTGTKANDKKYYRHSGYPGGIYETNFLKMQQRFPGRALEKAVKGMLPKGPLGYAMIKKLKVYAEATHPHAAQQPKALEI, from the coding sequence ATGAAAACTTTTTCCGCTAAGGGCCATGAAGTCCAGCGCGATTGGTACGTGATTGACGCGACGGACAAAGTCCTCGGACGTGTTGCCAGCGAAGTGGCACTCCGACTGCGCGGCAAGCACAAGCCGGAATTTACTCCGCACGTCGATACCGGTGATTTCATCGTCGTCGTCAACGCAGGCAAACTGCGCGTGACCGGCACCAAAGCCAACGACAAGAAGTACTACCGTCACTCGGGCTACCCGGGCGGTATCTACGAAACCAACTTCCTGAAAATGCAACAGCGTTTCCCGGGCCGCGCCCTGGAAAAAGCCGTCAAAGGCATGCTGCCGAAGGGCCCGCTGGGCTACGCAATGATCAAGAAGCTGAAAGTGTATGCGGAAGCCACCCACCCGCACGCTGCCCAGCAACCCAAAGCACTCGAAATCTAA
- the rpsI gene encoding 30S ribosomal protein S9 has translation MIGNYNYGTGRRKSAVARVFIKAGTGQIIVNGKPAAEYFSRETGLMVIRQPLELTGNVERFDIKVNVHGGGESGQAGAVRHGITRALIDYDAGLKGDLARAGFVTRDAREVERKKVGLRKARRAKQFSKR, from the coding sequence ATGATCGGTAACTACAACTACGGCACCGGCCGTCGCAAGAGTGCAGTGGCCCGTGTGTTCATCAAAGCTGGCACCGGCCAGATCATCGTGAACGGCAAACCGGCCGCCGAATACTTCTCGCGCGAAACCGGCCTGATGGTCATCCGTCAACCGCTGGAACTGACCGGCAACGTCGAGCGTTTCGACATCAAGGTCAACGTGCATGGCGGCGGCGAGTCCGGCCAGGCAGGTGCAGTGCGCCACGGCATCACCCGCGCACTGATCGACTACGACGCAGGCCTGAAGGGCGACCTGGCACGTGCCGGTTTCGTCACCCGTGACGCCCGTGAAGTCGAGCGTAAGAAAGTTGGTCTGCGCAAAGCACGTCGCGCAAAGCAATTCTCGAAGCGTTAA
- a CDS encoding TonB-dependent receptor has translation MPTTFRLTLIALAALELTTFCAHAAEPDLPAPAPEGAPAPMQIVEVTGRGQTRQVQNITRADLAQAVPGTSPLKVLDKLPGVSFQSADPFGAYEWSTRISIRGFSQSQLGFTLDGIPLGDMSYGNNNGLHISRAISAENLGRIEVSQGAGALGTASTSNLGGTVQFFTLDPSETRGATFAQTFGSDSTSRTFVRLDSGRFDGGTKFYLSGTRQRAEKWKGQGDQNQDQFNGKFVHAFGDNTLSGFLNYSKRVEIDYQDLSLDMIRRLGFDWDNYAPDWQRAVNAAKGQYSGGVNNMDDAYYQASGLRRDWLGGVALDLALTPSSRLKTTVYHHQNEGQGHWYTPYTATSPTMPISIRTTEYKINRDGVLADWSWEGNGHTVAAGFWAERNLHTLTRNFYAVNGPSDTNTFLSNPMSTGFKQDFTTTTTQYYLQDTIALQDRLTLSAGFKSPKVHIDAVNRVGSRAQGAITAEKSFLPQVGLNYKASDNLEGFASVSRNMRAYQPGVSGPFSQTQQAFDLGTPNLKPETSTTADLGVRFRQDALQGSVAVYHADFKDRQMSVAACAGIVGCPSTFVNVGKVETKGLEAIAVWKFARELAWFNSFTYNDSRYKSNYTDNGKPVQIDGKRVTDTPRTMFATELAYEGSAWFARLGGKYTDKRYYTYTNDAGVPSFWLANLSAGWRMKSVGMLKDLSLQANVSNLFDKKYLSTIGSNGFVTSDPNGTFATMLAGAPRQFFVTLSGKL, from the coding sequence ATGCCCACGACGTTTCGCTTGACGCTGATCGCCCTCGCCGCCCTGGAATTGACCACCTTCTGCGCCCATGCCGCGGAACCCGACCTGCCCGCCCCTGCCCCGGAGGGTGCGCCGGCGCCGATGCAGATCGTGGAAGTGACGGGACGGGGCCAGACCCGGCAAGTCCAGAATATCACCCGCGCCGACCTCGCGCAGGCCGTGCCCGGCACGAGTCCGCTGAAAGTGCTCGACAAGCTGCCCGGCGTCAGTTTCCAGTCGGCCGATCCGTTCGGCGCGTACGAATGGTCGACGCGCATCTCGATCCGCGGCTTCAGCCAGAGCCAGCTGGGGTTCACGCTGGACGGCATCCCGCTGGGCGACATGAGTTACGGTAACAACAACGGCCTGCACATCAGCCGCGCGATCTCGGCGGAAAACCTGGGCCGTATCGAAGTGTCGCAGGGCGCGGGTGCGCTCGGCACGGCGTCGACGAGCAATCTCGGCGGCACGGTCCAGTTCTTCACGCTGGATCCGAGCGAGACGCGGGGCGCCACGTTCGCCCAGACGTTCGGCAGCGATTCGACGTCGCGCACGTTCGTCCGGCTGGACAGCGGACGCTTCGACGGCGGCACGAAGTTCTATCTGAGCGGCACGCGCCAGCGCGCGGAAAAGTGGAAGGGACAAGGCGACCAGAACCAGGACCAGTTCAACGGCAAGTTCGTGCATGCCTTCGGCGACAACACGCTGTCCGGCTTCCTGAACTATTCCAAGCGCGTGGAGATCGACTACCAGGACCTGTCGCTGGACATGATCCGCCGCCTCGGCTTTGACTGGGACAATTACGCGCCGGACTGGCAGCGCGCCGTGAACGCGGCCAAGGGGCAATACAGCGGCGGCGTCAACAATATGGACGATGCCTATTACCAGGCCAGCGGCCTGCGCCGCGACTGGCTGGGCGGCGTCGCGCTCGACCTCGCACTGACGCCGTCTTCACGCCTCAAGACAACGGTCTACCATCACCAGAACGAGGGCCAGGGCCACTGGTACACGCCGTACACGGCAACGTCGCCCACGATGCCCATCTCGATCCGCACGACGGAATACAAGATCAACCGCGACGGCGTGCTGGCAGACTGGAGCTGGGAAGGCAACGGCCACACGGTGGCGGCCGGCTTCTGGGCCGAGCGCAACCTGCACACGCTCACGCGCAATTTCTATGCGGTCAACGGGCCGTCCGACACGAACACGTTCCTCAGCAATCCGATGTCGACCGGCTTCAAGCAGGACTTCACGACCACCACGACGCAATACTACCTCCAGGACACGATCGCGCTGCAGGACCGCTTGACGCTCTCCGCCGGCTTCAAGAGCCCGAAGGTGCACATCGACGCCGTCAATCGCGTCGGCTCGCGCGCGCAGGGTGCCATCACGGCCGAGAAATCGTTCCTGCCGCAGGTGGGCCTGAACTACAAGGCCTCCGACAACCTGGAAGGGTTCGCGTCCGTGTCGCGCAATATGCGCGCGTATCAGCCGGGCGTGTCGGGTCCGTTTTCGCAGACGCAGCAGGCATTCGACCTCGGCACGCCGAACCTGAAGCCGGAGACGTCGACGACGGCCGACCTGGGCGTGCGCTTCCGCCAGGATGCCCTGCAAGGCTCGGTGGCCGTGTACCACGCCGACTTCAAGGACCGCCAGATGAGCGTGGCCGCGTGCGCCGGCATCGTCGGCTGCCCGAGCACGTTCGTCAACGTGGGCAAGGTCGAGACGAAAGGCCTGGAAGCGATTGCCGTCTGGAAGTTCGCGCGCGAGCTGGCGTGGTTCAACTCGTTCACGTACAACGATTCGCGCTACAAATCGAACTACACGGACAACGGCAAGCCGGTGCAGATCGACGGCAAGCGCGTGACGGACACGCCGCGCACGATGTTCGCGACGGAGCTCGCCTACGAAGGCAGCGCCTGGTTCGCGCGCCTGGGCGGCAAGTACACGGATAAGCGCTATTACACGTACACGAACGACGCGGGCGTGCCGTCGTTCTGGCTGGCGAACCTGTCGGCCGGCTGGCGCATGAAGTCGGTCGGCATGCTGAAGGACTTGTCGCTGCAGGCGAACGTGAGCAATCTGTTCGACAAAAAATACCTGAGCACGATCGGCTCGAACGGCTTCGTCACGAGCGACCCGAACGGCACGTTCGCCACGATGCTGGCGGGCGCCCCGCGCCAGTTCTTCGTGACGTTGAGCGGCAAACTGTAA
- the argC gene encoding N-acetyl-gamma-glutamyl-phosphate reductase, which produces MIKVGIVGGTGYTGVELLRLLAAHPEAQLTAITSRKEDGLPVADMFPSLRGHVDIAFSSPDKADLKQCDVVFFATPHGVAMAQAPELIAAGVKVIDLAADFRLKDPATFETWYKIPHSAPELLEEAVYGLPELNRDDIKKARLIANPGCYPTTMQLGFYPLLKAGIIDAGNLIADAKSGVSGAGRKAEIGTLFSESSDNFKAYGVHGHRHTPETSAQLQRYTDQKVGLIFTPHLVPMIRGMHSTLYARLTQDITNDALQALFEEQYKDAEFVDVMPFGSHPETRSTRGSNMLRIALHRPDNGNTVVILVVQDNLVKGASGQAVQCMNLMFGLPESTGLKQIALLP; this is translated from the coding sequence ATGATCAAAGTTGGCATCGTTGGCGGCACCGGTTACACGGGCGTGGAATTGCTGCGCCTGCTCGCAGCCCACCCCGAGGCGCAGCTGACCGCCATCACGTCGCGCAAGGAAGACGGCCTGCCCGTCGCCGACATGTTTCCCTCGCTGCGCGGCCACGTCGACATCGCGTTCTCGAGCCCGGACAAGGCCGACCTGAAACAGTGCGACGTCGTGTTCTTCGCGACCCCGCACGGCGTCGCCATGGCCCAGGCGCCCGAGCTGATCGCCGCCGGCGTCAAGGTCATCGACCTGGCCGCGGACTTCCGCCTGAAGGACCCGGCCACGTTCGAGACGTGGTACAAGATTCCGCACAGCGCGCCCGAGCTGCTGGAAGAAGCCGTGTACGGCCTGCCGGAACTGAACCGCGACGACATCAAGAAGGCGCGCCTGATCGCGAACCCGGGCTGCTATCCGACCACGATGCAGCTGGGCTTTTATCCGCTGCTGAAGGCGGGCATCATCGACGCCGGCAACCTGATCGCCGACGCCAAGTCGGGCGTGTCCGGCGCCGGCCGCAAGGCCGAGATCGGCACGCTGTTCTCGGAATCGAGCGACAATTTCAAGGCCTACGGCGTGCACGGCCACCGCCACACGCCGGAGACGTCCGCCCAGCTGCAGCGCTACACGGACCAGAAGGTCGGCCTGATCTTTACCCCGCACCTCGTGCCGATGATCCGCGGCATGCATTCGACCTTGTACGCACGCCTCACGCAAGACATCACGAACGACGCGCTGCAAGCCCTGTTCGAAGAGCAGTACAAGGACGCGGAATTCGTCGACGTCATGCCGTTCGGCTCGCATCCGGAAACCCGCTCGACGCGCGGTTCGAACATGCTGCGCATCGCGCTACACCGTCCGGACAACGGCAACACGGTCGTCATCCTCGTCGTGCAGGACAATCTGGTGAAGGGCGCATCCGGCCAGGCCGTGCAGTGCATGAACCTGATGTTTGGCCTGCCGGAAAGCACCGGACTGAAGCAGATCGCGTTGCTGCCGTAA
- a CDS encoding bactofilin family protein: protein MFGRNAKSEIDSLIGISARIEGDLVFTGGLRIDGEVHGNVVAADGNESVLIVSEHARIEGEVRCANLVVNGYIAGTVYSSDLLELQPKGRIHGDVHYRLLEMHGGALVTGKLTHQPDLAVSAPEPVFHLGVAAEGASA from the coding sequence ATGTTCGGTCGTAACGCAAAAAGCGAAATCGATAGCCTGATCGGTATTTCCGCACGCATCGAAGGGGACCTCGTGTTCACCGGCGGGCTGCGCATCGACGGCGAGGTGCACGGCAACGTGGTGGCCGCGGACGGCAACGAGAGCGTGCTGATCGTTTCCGAGCACGCGCGCATCGAAGGCGAGGTGCGCTGCGCCAACCTGGTCGTCAACGGCTATATCGCGGGGACGGTGTATTCGTCCGACCTCCTTGAATTGCAGCCGAAAGGCCGCATACATGGGGATGTCCATTACCGCCTGCTGGAAATGCACGGCGGCGCCCTCGTCACCGGCAAGCTGACGCACCAGCCCGACCTGGCCGTCAGCGCCCCGGAACCGGTTTTCCACCTCGGCGTGGCGGCCGAAGGGGCTTCAGCATGA
- the erpA gene encoding iron-sulfur cluster insertion protein ErpA: protein MNAVAEVQNAQDTIPSPINFTDSAAQKVAQLIEEEGNPDLKLRVFVQGGGCSGFQYGFTFDEIVNEDDTTMEKNGVTLLIDSMSYQYLVGAEIDYKDDLEGAQFVIKNPNAQSTCGCGSSFSM from the coding sequence ATGAATGCAGTCGCCGAAGTGCAAAACGCACAAGACACGATCCCCTCGCCCATCAATTTCACCGACAGCGCTGCCCAGAAGGTTGCTCAACTGATCGAGGAAGAGGGCAATCCCGACCTGAAACTGCGCGTGTTCGTGCAGGGCGGCGGTTGCTCGGGCTTCCAGTACGGCTTCACCTTCGACGAGATCGTGAACGAAGACGACACGACGATGGAAAAGAACGGCGTTACCCTGCTGATCGACTCGATGAGCTACCAGTACCTGGTCGGCGCCGAGATCGACTACAAGGACGACCTCGAAGGCGCCCAGTTCGTCATCAAGAACCCGAACGCCCAGTCGACCTGCGGCTGCGGTTCGTCGTTCTCGATGTAA
- a CDS encoding glycosyl hydrolase family 8, producing the protein MSRAPLLLGGVIAIILAWAGAVQAQPVSAATAATDGAGAYRSQRYRNLFAERLGLSPQETHARIERTFQQLFHGDGQEQRVYFETGANDNGPLAYITDWANNDVRTEGMSYGMMIAVQLGKKREFDALWNWSKTYMLTTDPANPSRGYFAWSMSTDGTPRATGAAPDGEEYYAMALYFAARRWGNGKGIYHYQKEADTILRGMRHHPVVTGTPPFRIHPNDPPFVEPDTPWPSPNNRHEQELAQRAGKPWPLRRPHREARPVTVGPMVDEAHAMVRFVPETFIPGTDPSYHLPAFYELWARWGPREDRAFWARAAAVSRDFFVKTADPATGLGPDRADVDGTPLKNWDGSPGSFGYDSWRTISNWSVDRNWWNKDPRQQALSDRVQRFLSSQGVDRFADRYTLDGKPLSDRHSTGMLAAAAVGSLAATPGQVSDDFLRALWDTPVPSGEQRYFDGMLYLMSTMHLGGEFRVIDAARK; encoded by the coding sequence ATGTCGAGGGCCCCTCTTTTACTTGGCGGTGTTATCGCTATCATCCTTGCCTGGGCCGGTGCGGTCCAGGCGCAACCCGTATCCGCCGCCACGGCGGCCACCGACGGCGCGGGCGCCTACCGTTCCCAGCGCTATCGCAACCTGTTCGCCGAACGCCTGGGCCTCAGCCCGCAAGAAACCCATGCCCGGATCGAGCGCACCTTCCAGCAACTGTTCCACGGCGACGGCCAGGAGCAGCGCGTCTACTTCGAGACGGGCGCGAACGACAACGGCCCGCTCGCTTACATCACCGACTGGGCCAACAACGACGTCCGCACGGAGGGCATGAGCTACGGCATGATGATCGCCGTCCAGCTCGGCAAGAAGCGCGAATTCGACGCGTTGTGGAACTGGTCGAAGACATACATGCTGACGACCGACCCCGCCAATCCGTCGCGCGGCTATTTCGCGTGGTCGATGAGTACGGACGGTACACCGCGCGCCACCGGCGCCGCGCCGGACGGCGAGGAATACTATGCGATGGCCTTGTACTTCGCCGCGCGGCGCTGGGGCAACGGCAAAGGCATCTACCACTACCAGAAGGAAGCGGACACCATCCTGCGCGGCATGCGCCATCACCCAGTCGTGACGGGCACGCCGCCGTTTCGCATCCACCCGAATGATCCTCCGTTCGTCGAGCCGGATACGCCCTGGCCCAGCCCCAACAACCGCCACGAACAGGAACTGGCGCAACGAGCCGGCAAGCCGTGGCCTTTGCGCCGGCCGCATCGCGAAGCGCGTCCGGTGACGGTCGGACCGATGGTCGACGAGGCGCACGCAATGGTGCGTTTCGTACCCGAGACATTCATCCCCGGCACCGATCCGTCGTACCACCTGCCCGCGTTCTACGAGCTGTGGGCGCGCTGGGGACCACGCGAAGACCGCGCGTTCTGGGCAAGAGCGGCCGCGGTGAGCCGCGACTTTTTCGTGAAGACGGCCGATCCCGCGACGGGCCTCGGCCCCGACCGCGCCGATGTCGACGGCACGCCCTTGAAGAACTGGGACGGCAGCCCGGGTTCGTTCGGCTATGACAGCTGGCGCACGATCAGCAACTGGTCCGTCGACCGCAACTGGTGGAACAAGGACCCGCGCCAGCAGGCATTGAGCGACCGCGTCCAGCGCTTCCTGTCGTCGCAAGGCGTCGACCGCTTTGCCGACCGCTACACGCTGGACGGCAAGCCGCTGTCGGACCGCCACTCGACCGGGATGCTGGCCGCGGCCGCCGTCGGCAGCCTGGCGGCCACGCCGGGGCAGGTGTCCGACGACTTCCTGCGCGCGCTGTGGGACACGCCCGTGCCGAGCGGCGAACAGCGCTACTTCGACGGCATGTTGTATTTGATGAGCACGATGCACCTGGGCGGCGAGTTCCGCGTGATCGACGCCGCCCGCAAATAA